GGCAGTATGCCAAACACCTCAGAATAGAATGGACATGGAGGATATCTGTTCATTCGAAGATAATTAGTTTCCGGCAGACAATTCTCTTGAAAGTAAGTGGAGGAAACATCCAGATTCTCAGCTAGAATCTCTGTCATCTCTTTAGCCAATTTCTCAGCAGTTGCTGCGTAAGCTTCAATGCTCTCTCTGTAAATTAAGATGGAGCAATGGTGGAAAGATTAGAaacaagttcaataaaaaacaatacatgtaTAACCAAATTTAACAGCACCTGAGACTCTTGTATTCACCACCGATTTTTGAAATATCTGTGAGAGGTATGTGGAAGGCTTCTGACCATGATATCTGCCCCAAACAAGTGGCTGTATGGTTACCCCATCTGTAACCATTATTTTCAGAcaaattcaaaatgttttcttCAGCCTTTTTGCTGAATGGATGATGGAAAAGCTTCCTTTGCTCGAGTTGAATGCGCTCCAAAATCTCCTGAGGAATCCCATGATTCACCACTTGAAAGAAGCCCCATTCACGCGCAGCCTGCCTTATCTCTTTTACACAGTGCTCTCTCTCCGAGGAGGAGAGAGTCAAACGGTGAAGATCTATGATAGGCAGCTCATGCTCCTCGTAATCGCTCATTATAACATCATCCTTGTCTTTTGATAGTAGAGTACCATTGGTTAAGAGGGATTTGTATTTCTCTTCAAACGGAGGATCCATGGTGTTATTAAGGGGAGAGGGGCGAACGACGGTGaaggaaagaatgtgatgtTTCTCAGATTTTGAAAGTAAAATGAGTAATTCTTCAGTTTATATAAAGCAAGGAAACTTGGGAGTGCAGTCTAATACAAACTTGGTAATGTCATGCAAGCGCGTATTTCCTTGGGTGGGTGGGAGCCGCTTACATGCACCCGCTGTGGCATTTTGTGTGACCGGACACTTCTGCGTCTCGATTCATCTGTTCTATAACGGTTCCCTGGTTACAgttactttttaatatattttttatttaaaaatatattaaaataatatatatttttcgtttttttaaaaataattatttttgttataaagacatcaaaatgatataaaaatattaatttaaaataaaaaaataaacagaccgACATACTACACCTATTTTGGACAAAAAAATCGTTTcggaaaagaaaggaaactaTTTCAGATAGACTAGACATAAGAGATGTCAATCCAATCCTATCTTCTTCAATATTCCTTACGTCTTTCCTTATTTACTTTCAAATAGAATTATAGACATTGATTATGCACGAGATTCATCTTACCATACTCCAACTACGCTATACTGATTATAGATATGATTAAATATAAGAGATGTCAACCCAATCCTATCTATTTTAGTAATCCACTAGATGTCATATGTCGCGCGATATTCACAGGCTTGTAGCATACTTGGACATTGTCATGggcttgtgaaaaaaaaaattatatgaagaaaAACTGTTATAATACACAatattttcaaggaaaaaactataaagctaaattcttaaccagatttaaatttaaaaaataaaatgaacaaagaaaattttgaaaaaaattataacaaaaaaaattgaaagaaaaaaaaccatgcagggAAATACTGTAGCAAATTATGGTGTTTTATGAGAAAATCTATAGttgtaattcttaaccagcttaatattaaaaatataaaatcgataaagataattttgaaaaaaatcataacaaaaaaaaattatgtggggaaacattgtagcaatctacagtgttttaaaggaaaaaactaagaagctaaattctcaacctgctcaatataaaaaaaaaaaatcgacaaaaataattttgaaaaaaaaaacaaaaaacaaatcataaaaaaggaaaaaaaaaccatgtaaggaaacactatagcaatccacaatgttttttttaaaaaaactacaaagctaaatttttcaaccagctccatattaaaaaaaaaatcaacaaaaaaaattttgaaaaaaaaaaacaaaaaaaaatgaaaaacaaaagaagaagacaattttggagaaaaaaaagagcaaaaaaatggaaaaaaatagaaaaaaaaacatatggggaaagttaaagctgaattctcaaccagcttaatatttcaaaaaaaaattaacaaagataattttgaaaaaaaaaacatgtggggaaacatggtagcaaaataaaaaccatgtatggaaacattgtaacaatccacagtgttttaaagaaaaaactacgaagcaaaatcgacaaagatcattttgaaaaaaaaaagaaaaaaaattcataaaaaaaaaattaaaaaaaaaactcatgtaaaaaacattgtagtaatccataatgttttaaagaaaaaaaaactacagaactaaattttcaaccagtttaatattaaaaaaatcaacaaatataatttaaaaaaaagacacaaaaacaaaaaagaataaaaaaagaagaagaagacaatcttggggggaaaaaaaccatgtaaaacctaaaaaaaaaggggaaatgaaaaaaaaaaatgtaggggaaaaaagcaaaaaaaaaaaaaaaagacaacaaaacaaaaaaaaacaaatagaaaaaaaagaaaaaaagagcttgTGGCATGGGGAAAactacagtactttccccacaCCTTTTAGAGTATTAGTTAATATGTCTCTCCTTATTTACTTTTGAATAGAATTTTAGATATTGATCTAATTCACTTTAGCATACTCCAACTACTATATATGTACAATAGATTTGTTAGGCAAGGAAGCCTAAGAAACAATGTCACACATGGATGCACGGTGTTGATAAGTCAAGAAATCACTATTtagttgtttggttttttatcaTTAGAAAATCTTGGTATGTTGGTCTTATTAgagattttaaaggtaaatgaCTAATTGTGACTAGGAAAAGTATTAGCACCCATGTCGCTCCCTACTTGATGTAAATTGCATTGTGTAGTCTAAATATGGTTTAAaggttttgatgggtttttaACCGATAGTCTGTCTATGGTTTAGGATAAAGATTCATTCGTGTGAATAAATCTggtgttttgaaatttattgtgAACTCGTGTGCTCAAATGAATTCTTATAGAAAGGTTTTTCTCCAATTCCtatattgcaataaaaaatattttcaattaaaattggtgaatatttaaaataattatgagaaTTTTCTAGTCAACCTCTGACATTTAAATACCAACCTTTTTGTAGATCCAATATTTATACCAGAATATTGACCATTAATTCGATGTATTAAAATTTATAggggttattgaaatattggtcaAGTTCTCATGGATCCAATCAATTGATTATTAGATTTGATATGCATGCTAATATatattctgtaaaaaaaaaatgctaaaacaaaacatgtatttttatatatctatattttaaatagaagcatcattttttttttaatagacttGATCGTATGCAACatgcaaaaagatattttctattatatattttttagtaaggtcatgtttggcaaaaaaaacccattttttcttgaaataaaaactacCCAAAACAAACCTAAAGGGTGTTTGTCGAACACATCCTTAAACCAAAGaaaccttaacaaaaaaaaaaaaaatagcaattcaaACAGGGCCTATTAATTGACCTAGTtttgacccaaatgggttgaccCGACCAAGTTAACCTAGAAACAAACCGAAATAAAGACCCAAactcaaaacaaattcaatataagtaaaaacataaaaactaaaaattttgcAAGAAAGATGGATCAAACATGGAAAAGTATGAACAACACTCAAACTCAAATCCAGCAACATAAACATCTAAGCAAATCAGATTTCAAGTAATAAAAAGCAAGGTTTTGATTGCAATCAAGTATAGATCAAGAATAGAATGTCAGTTTACTTCAATTATTCCTCAAATAGcacaattttatcaaaaataggttttaattcaaaaccaaaaccctaaaattaaaatctacaaaaacatgttattaatcCTAAAACCTTAGATTACTTACTAACAATAATATACAAACTTACAAAAACCAGAATTGAAATAAAACGAGACTTAAAACTAGTATCTAAGACAACGTTCATTGGATGAACACGAAGAACATGAACCCAAATTTGCCTAGAAAACTCATCATgttattaaacctaaaaaacacattttaaaccTCCAAACAAGACTCTTTTGACCTTGGCAACCCAAATTATCATAACCAAACatacttgaataaaaaagaagtaataaaaacaacaaattataataaatatgcaaaaaatTCCAAGCTTCAAAATTGTCAACCTAAATCAGCCTacatatttatgcaatttggaTTTAAAATGTCTTCCTAAACCTTtaacatgaacaaaaaaaaactcaaaaacctaaaaattaacatataagaACAAAAGAAGATAAACCTTGCTAACATATTTggaaaatttcaaatcaaactcATATGCAAACATAATGTGTTAAAGCAATCATCAACATGTTATCACATTCAACACATTgcatttaaataacaaaaatcaatccAGCAGACCTCATGGACTCTATTTCAAGGTTTGCAAGGATATACCTTCTAAGCTTGAATTTTCCAATTAGAATGGATTTCTAatgctgcctttttttttttccttctctctagacctaacaaaaacaaactaaatcatTGAAATCACAAACTTGAGAGGATTGCTTAAACTTTCACcaaaatttctttcctttttgtttttctcctttttttttccacttctttgattatctcttttttttataagcgGATTTAAAATTTCTAGATGAATTTGTTAGgattttaacaaactaaaactaGGTTGGTTTCACCACAAGATCAATGATTTTGGATTTAGGTGGTTTTGTAACAAACTTGAAGGCCAAAATAAAGTGTTTCTAGCCTTTTGATCTTGAAAGAAAAGTTTTAAACCCTTGATAAGAACTATCTTGAAGTTTTTAAGTGTGAACACGTGAAAGAGTTTGGTGGTTTTATGCAAATGGGTGTCTCAATTAAGGCTGACTgggttggttatttttttagctttgtcTAAGTAACACCGACGTCAACGTTTCTTGAGACAACTTGATCATGGTAGAGGGGTGCATACCTTTATGTTGGATCCAATCTTTCTTAATTTAGATATCGATAGttacacatttatttatttgaaagtgtCAACCCGATCAACATAGAATCTGAAAACGTGAGGGCGATTAATCGTAGACAAGATGTTGGTGAGATCATTAGAGAAAATGAGGTGTAA
This is a stretch of genomic DNA from Populus alba chromosome 11, ASM523922v2, whole genome shotgun sequence. It encodes these proteins:
- the LOC118047449 gene encoding gibberellin 2-beta-dioxygenase 8-like, translated to MDPPFEEKYKSLLTNGTLLSKDKDDVIMSDYEEHELPIIDLHRLTLSSSEREHCVKEIRQAAREWGFFQVVNHGIPQEILERIQLEQRKLFHHPFSKKAEENILNLSENNGYRWGNHTATCLGQISWSEAFHIPLTDISKIGGEYKSLRESIEAYAATAEKLAKEMTEILAENLDVSSTYFQENCLPETNYLRMNRYPPCPFYSEVFGILPHTDSCFVNVLIQDQIGGLQLWVNGEWISVKPHPEALLINLGDLFQALSNDVYKSIRHRVVLASKQVERLSLAYLYCPRNDAVIESGKKPSIYRKFTFEELMKQNSRDIEETGHKLGISRFLM